In Bactrocera oleae isolate idBacOlea1 chromosome 3, idBacOlea1, whole genome shotgun sequence, a genomic segment contains:
- the Tig gene encoding tiggrin isoform X2 produces the protein MKAWCLVLALLCVAQWRTHAYSVGSTSGYSTSSRYASSSSSSSASNVGGSTSCCQLSSWAYAHFGEVRQFASRLRMEYNYMSQGSSTGYRVQGASWDENIINLTGKTASELDALVRHVSEQLVTDMRKGLLPYSTIAAPNFFESKAAETLESIIATSEDFGQQQQQEIDVGHFQPVDLSNFDEVRNYAYPAEVKVIDGKTYVVHKNCTEAKKVSGEGSYGSPLVTIRSRNRTTITTSDGAPAYTYGAGGYSSDSLTAGGVNRYPSPVYGQPGGSSSTTTTVRHKIYDWANQHMEPSVLGYKPVVNVAGSADWQMGAYRPVPQTPIVGSSNADVETFGADNQVFQPSFSPGSTVTVRRYNKTIITNSDGTNSVSGSELNRKWVDGKLVYDSQRPFGEWSVPRGEAWKQEERERFFWLLSQGNVTPQRLQEWQRQQEERLLAMAERYGTTIDAIQEWHRSELDRYRVLLGQYQAQNPNLTGWKRTEAGRLDWLIHQNSVTREELERWQRENNEKLVQLARQYNISLQELQNWQIEELNRLYAYFNDQNNSMISRPINSGSLRTNEQERLEELIRQHNATIDQLQKSIRLDQQKLSDLGKQYRGNVQDMQKWLKDELTRLNGVINEHRSEVTRVTEWQRSERERLENVVKQHRGSVEELEAQMARDRNYMKSLAAKYHVSLEELEKWQSAELERLHSQSQTKLELDIKEWQRREREHLKSIVNKNDLTIDEFQAKIMSDRSRLEDLARTYKIQVSEVEEWIKNEIKNFQSQGLLKEVEKELAAWQQKERERLLTIVQQNELTVEELEKKIKDDQSYLYRMANMYQVKVEEIEEWLKKELLRLQGEGLIKVEDLKDWQKQEREQILKIVQENKLTIEEFERKLLADRQRLQDLSQTYNVQTSEIEGWIKKEGERLQSLGLLQIQEQLNNWQKNERDRLLELVNKNNLSIDELQESITKDRQHVYTLAHQNQVRVEEVEEWIKNEIHRLQQEGLIEIEKLKDWQSQWRGNLTNMVKERDFTVEEFHKWLLEDRKRLQDLAMQHNVHIEEIEQWVRNEEQRFISMGLLKPNEKLTNWQEVERRYLERITQEQYHSTEQLEQRLRQDRELLEKLARDYSVQVEEIEQWMKKELARLRDDGQLQIDNLTAWQIAERERLEELIKQNKVWSVEEFESELRQDREHMQKMAFQYHTSVEEIEKWIQSEVERLRQQGKLNIEKLTEWQQAEHDHILSLLQQQSSITVEEFEQKVQKDRLFLVNLANQYHVSVVEIEAYVKKVIDDLHNKGKFEVENLQTWQLVERDYIKQLIQQYQNGLSTADYEQKLLADRAHLHQLADQYRVNIEQIEKWMIEELKRLRKDSADHVQKLADWQVAEAQRLKELIRQNNQLSYVEFEVELNNERQRLQELAKQYSVSVEEVETWLRQQLVNLKATGQVQVENLTQWQSDEQKRLIDMLLQQQNSISYDEFEAQLRRDRERLQKLGREYSVSVEQIETWMRNELQRLKNSGLLQVEQLTQWQRTERDHLQDWLNQQNNATTYVEFNEFLRRDKERLERIAHDYHVTVEEVESWVQQEGARLQILGLIERPQSYISYEGHSDNDQWKIYTLAHLKAVAQTVPMSWQDFEDYLVKERMRWEQFGRQYDVRVEEIEEYLRGEAHKLNQQGVITGSEIIEEWEIHESQYIQNLINERLRKQQRWSIEELERQLKQDQEHLRQLAIQYHVTVEEVKAWYQQELRRLLDQNKIVTESLVDWQRREKDRLYRLVTRQPGLTVTVWEEQIMRDRNTLNNLADEYHVSIEELETWIRNELRRLGELGLIRDLHQSLDYNNWQKQERERLRAIAKDISITQTEFLEFIAADTDYQNRLAKLYGTTLEQLAPFQRIEIDHMQREGLLDNIKLLTLEKWQKRERDRLYNLIGNQNFSLKKLHNWQRQDVVLNELAASYGITTQALKDWQINEFERFLRLAEHYSWQLNQLQSFREKELRYIEFVMHKKTTNEVERMKWSTEEAKRMAELGRKSGLRNEELIQWRRILYLLSQGLLPMDGSTGFGGHEIGAGSTNRTAWPHQVISKDRGDQPPHVYEDNVDLEEPGLAGQDNNLYPPPSAEMKVEPTTQYPAYVRPAAPAPSGGAGGRTSGYRYSKKEYKFTVPVSEVDAVSASGASSAGRARYGRERELDTQQQQQQVDDFGQQQQVELGWNGKLEDGGQKQQVDLGWNGQQQVQGSYGRGGASGYSSSSSSAASAHNSYAGARGQAVYGGHGQHQQQQQLQQQRDDFGQQQQEQFQDFGQQQQVEQGDYKQNAWDQQQQQQDLQVEDLDGTFVGQHRGANQKQVSSTEANAIEVTAEPESSGIWDSFKKKASGLFG, from the exons ATGAAGGCTTGGTGCCTTGTATTGGCGCTACTTTGCGTGGCGCAATGGCGTACGCATGCCTACAGCGTCGGTAGTACGTCGGGCTATTCGACCTCTTCACGCTACGCTTCGTCCTCGTCGTCGTCGTCCGCTTCAAACGTCGGCGGCAGTACGTCGTGTTGCCAGCTAAGTTCCTGGGCGTATGCTCACTTCGGTGAGGTGCGCCAATTCGCGAGTCGCCTGAGAATGGAATATAATTACATGTCACAAGGCAGCAGTACGGGCTATCGTGTACAAGGCGCGTCGTGGGATG AAAATATCATCAATTTGACGGGCAAAACCGCTTCCGAACTAGACGCACTCGTACGTCATGTGAGCGAACAGCTGGTGACCGATATGCGTAAGGGACTCTTGCCTTACAGCACTATTGCAGCACCGAACTTTTTCGAATCGAAAGCCGCCGAGACGCTTGAGTCCATCATTGCAACTAGCGAAGATTttggccaacaacaacaacaagaaatcgATGTAGGTCACTTCCAACCGGTCGATCTATCCAATTTCGATGAGGTACGCAATTATGCTTATCCAGCCGAAGTAAAGGTGATCGATGGCAAGACTTATGTGGTGCATAAAAATTGCACTGAGGCGAAAAAGGTGAGCGGTGAAGGCAGTTACGGCAGTCCATTGGTCACCATACGCAGTCGCAATCGCACCACAATCACCACAAGTGATGGCGCACCCGCATACACATACGGCGCTGGTGGCTATAGCAGCGATTCTTTGACGGCTGGTGGCGTTAACAGATATCCAAGTCCAGTTTATGGACAACCGGGTGGCAGTAGCAGCACGACCACTACCGTTAGACACAAGATTTATGATTGGGCCAACCAACATATGGAACCCAGTGTATTGGGTTATAAACCAGTGGTAAATGTTGCAGGCAGTGCAGATTGGCAAATGGGCGCATATAGACCAGTTCCACAAACACCTATTGTGGGCAGTTCGAATGCTGATGTAGAAACTTTTGGTGCTGACAATCAAGTATTTCAGCCAAGTTTCTCACCCGGCTCAACGGTGACTGTACGCCGTTATAATAAGACAATCATTACAAATTCAGATGGCACAAATTCCGTTAGTGGTTCCGAACTAAATCGCAAGTGGGTTGATGGCAAGCTAGTCTACGACTCGCAGCGACCATTTGGAGAATGGTCTGTCCCACGCGGTGAAGCTTGGAAGCAGGAAGAGCGCGAACGGTTCTTCTGGCTCTTGTCACAGGGTAATGTTACGCCACAACGCTTACAGGAATGGCAGCGACAGCAAGAGGAGCGCTTATTGGCTATGGCTGAACGTTACGGCACCACTATTGATGCTATACAGGAATGGCATCGCAGCGAATTAGATCGTTATCGCGTGTTATTGGGTCAATATCAAGCGCAAAACCCGAATCTTACCGGCTGGAAGCGAACCGAAGCTGGACGCTTAGACTGGCTGATACATCAGAATAGTGTGACACGTGAAGAACTCGAACGCTGGCAGCGCGAAAATAATGAGAAGTTGGTGCAACTGGCACGTCAGTACAACATATCATTGCAGGAGCTGCAGAACTGGCAAATCGAAGAATTGAATAGGCTGTATGCTTATTTTAATGACCAGAATAACTCGATGATTTCAAGGCCAATAAATTCCGGTTCGCTGCGCACCAACGAGCAAGAACGTTTGGAGGAGCTGATTCGACAGCATAATGCCACAATTGATCAACTCCAAAAATCCATACGCTTAGACCAACAAAAGCTCTCAGATTTGGGTAAGCAATATCGCGGTAATGTACAAGATATGCAAAAATGGTTGAAGGATGAGTTAACGCGTCTGAATGGCGTAATCAACGAACATCGTAGTGAAGTGACACGCGTCACGGAATGGCAACGTTCTGAGCGTGAACGTTTAGAGAATGTGGTTAAGCAGCATCGCGGTTCAGTAGAAGAATTGGAAGCGCAAATGGCACGTGATCGCAACTATATGAAGTCGTTGGCTGCGAAGTACCACGTTAGTCTGGAAGAGCTCGAGAAATGGCAAAGCGCTGAACTGGAACGTTTGCACAGTCAGAGTCAGACTAAACTTGAGTTGGATATCAAAGAGTGGCAGCGACGTGAACGTGAACATCTCAAGTCAATTGTGAATAAGAACGATTTAACCATTGACGAATTCCAAGCGAAGATTATGAGTGATCGCTCACGGCTGGAAGATCTGGCACGGACTTATAAGATACAAGTGTCCGAGGTTGAGGAATGGATTAAGAATGAAATCAAAAACTTCCAATCGCAGGGTCTATTAAAGGAGGTCGAGAAAGAGTTGGCAGCTTGGCAACAGAAGGAGCGTGAACGCTTGCTTACCATCGTTCAGCAAAATGAATTGACAGTTGAAGAGCTGGAGAAGAAGATAAAAGATGATCAATCGTACTTATACAGAATGGCCAACATGTATCAGGTCAAGGTTGAAGAAATTGAAGAGTGGCTGAAAAAGGAACTGTTGCGTTTGCAAGGTGAGGGCCTAATTAAGGTGGAGGATCTAAAAGACTGGCAGAAGCAAGAGCGCGAACAAATTTTGAAGATTGTGCAAGAAAACAAGTTGACAATTGAAGAATTTGAGAGGAAATTATTGGCCGATAGACAACGCCTGCAAGATCTCTCACAGACATATAACGTGCAAACATCTGAGATTGAAGGTTGGATCAAGAAGGAAGGTGAACGTCTACAGAGTTTGGGTCTGTTGCAGATACAGGAACAGCTGAATAATTGGCAGAAAAACGAACGTGATCGTCTACTTGAATTGGTTAACAAGAATAATCTCTCCATTGACGAATTGCAAGAGAGTATCACAAAGGATCGTCAACATGTTTACACACTGGCTCATCAGAATCAAGTACGCGTCGAAGAAGTCGAAGAATGGATCAAGAACGAGATACATAGACTGCAACAAGAAGGCTTGATTGAAATAGAGAAACTTAAGGACTGGCAGTCACAATGGCGTGGCAATCTCACAAACATGGTCAAAGAGCGCGACTTCACAGTTGAAGAGTTCCACAAGTGGTTACTGGAAGATCGCAAACGTCTGCAAGATCTTGCCATGCAACACAATGTGCACATCGAAGAAATTGAACAATGGGTGCGCAATGAGGAACAACGATTCATCAGTATGGGTTTGCTGAAACCGAACGAGAAGCTTACCAACTGGCAAGAGGTGGAACGTCGTTACTTGGAACGTATCACACAGGAACAGTATCACTCCACCGAGCAATTGGAGCAGCGTTTACGCCAAGATCGCGAGTTACTAGAGAAGTTGGCACGAGATTATAGCGTACAAGTGGAGGAAATCGAACAATGGATGAAGAAGGAGTTGGCGCGCTTGCGTGATGATGGTCAATTGCAAATCGACAACCTAACTGCTTGGCAAATTGCGGAGCGTGAGCGTCTCGAGGAGTTGATTAAACAAAACAAGGTATGGAGCGTTGAAGAATTTGAGAGTGAGCTACGTCAAGATCGTGAACACATGCAGAAGATGGCCTTCCAGTATCACACCTCTGTCGAGGAGATTGAGAAGTGGATACAATCGGAGGTAGAACGCTTACGCCAACAGGGAAAGCTCAATATAGAGAAACTTACAGAATGGCAGCAGGCCGAACATGATCACATTTTAAGTTTACTGCAACAACAGTCCTCGATTACAGTGGAAGAGTTCGAGCAGAAAGTGCAGAAGGATAGGCTTTTCTTAGTCAATTTAGCCAATCAATATCACGTCAGCGTTGTCGAGATCGAAGCTTATGTGAAGAAGGTCATTGATGATTTGCACAACAAGGGCAAATTCGAAGTGGAAAACCTGCAGACTTGGCAGTTGGTCGAGCGCGACTACATCAAGCAGTTGATTCAACAATACCAGAATGGGCTGTCTACCGCCGATTATGAGCAGAAATTGCTTGCGGATCGCGCGCATTTGCATCAATTGGCTGATCAATATCGCGTCAACATCGAGCAAATCGAGAAGTGGATGATTGAAGAGTTGAAACGCTTGCGCAAAGACTCAGCCGATCATGTGCAGAAATTGGCCGATTGGCAGGTGGCCGAGGCGCAACGCTTAAAGGAGCTCATACGCCAAAATAACCAACTGAGCTATGTGGAATTCGAAGTGGAGCTCAACAATGAGCGTCAACGCTTACAAGAACTGGCCAAACAATATTCGGTCAGTGTTGAGGAAGTTGAGACATGGTTGCGCCAGCAGCTGGTGAATCTGAAGGCCACTGGTCAAGTGCAGGTGGAAAATCTCACACAGTGGCAAAGCGATGAACAGAAACGTTTGATTGACATGCTATTACAGCAACAAAATAGTATCAGCTATGATGAGTTCGAGGCTCAACTGCGTCGTGATCGCGAACGTTTACAAAAGTTGGGACGAGAGTATAGCGTAAGTGTAGAACAAATCGAAACATGGATGCGCAATGAACTGCAACGTTTGAAGAACTCGGGTCTGTTGCAAGTGGAACAATTGACACAATGGCAGAGAACTGAACGCGATCACCTACAAGACTGGCTGAATCAGCAAAACAATGCCACCACATATGTGGAGTTCAACGAATTCTTGCGTCGCGATAAGGAACGTTTGGAACGTATTGCACACGACTATCACGTAACAGTCGAGGAAGTAGAATCATGGGTGCAGCAGGAAGGTGCACGTCTGCAAATTCTTGGACTGATTGAACGACCACAGAGTTACATCAGCTATGAGGGACATAGTGATAATGATCAATGGAAGATTTACACCTTAGCGCACTTGAAAGCTGTCGCACAAACAGTGCCGATGAGCTGGCAAGATTTCGAAGACTATTTGGTTAAGGAACGTATGCGTTGGGAGCAATTCGGACGCCAGTATGATGTTAGGGTGGAAGAAATCGAAGAGTACTTACGCGGGGAGGCACACAAGCTCAATCAGCAGGGTGTCATAACTGGTTCGGAAATAATTGAAGAGTGGGAGATTCACGAAAGCCAGTACATACAGAATCTAATTAACGAACGTTTACGCAAGCAACAGCGCTGGTCGATTGAGGAACTCGAAAGACAATTGAAACAAGATCAGGAGCATTTGCGTCAGTTGGCTATACAATACCACGTCACAGTGGAAGAGGTTAAGGCGTGGTACCAGCAAGAACTGCGACGTCTTTTAGATCAGAATAAAATCGTAACCGAAAGTTTGGTCGATTGGCAACGTCGAGAGAAAGACCGACTTTACCGCCTGGTCACACGTCAACCAGGTTTGACTGTCACAGTGTGGGAAGAACAAATTATGCGTGACAGAAATACGCTCAACAACTTGGCCGATGAATACCATGTGTCCATTGAGGAGCTCGAGACATGGATACGCAATGAGTTGAGACGTCTTGGCGAACTGGGACTTATACGCGATCTACACCAGTCTTTGGACTACAATAATTGGCAAAAGCAGGAACGTGAACGTTTGCGTGCTATTGCTAAGGACATAAGTATTACACAAACCGAATTCCTCGAGTTTATTGCTGCCGACACCGACTATCAGAACCGATTGGCAAAACTCTACGGCACCACACTCGAACAATTGGCGCCCTTCCAACGCATCGAAATCGATCATATGCAACGCGAAGGACTCTTGGATAACATAAAGCTGTTGACACTCGAGAAGTGGCAGAAACGCGAACGTGATCGTCTCTACAATTTGATAGGGAATCAAAACTTCAGTTTGAAGAAACTGCACAACTGGCAGCGTCAAGATGTCGTGCTTAACGAGTTGGCCGCCAGCTATGGGATTACTACGCAGGCACTGAAAGACTGGCAAATTAATGAATTCGAGCGTTTCTTAAGATTAGCTGAACACTACAGTTGGCAACTGAATCAACTGCAGAGCTTCCGTGAAAAGGAACTGCGTTACATTGAGTTCGTAATGCATAAGAAGACCACCAATGAGGTGGAGCGTATGAAGTGGAGTACGGAGGAGGCGAAACGTATGGCAGAATTAGGACGCAAGTCCGGTCTGAGAAACGAAGAACTAATCCAATGGCGTCGTATTCTTTACCTTCTCTCTCAGGGTTTGCTACCCATGGACGGTAGTACCGGCTTTGGCGGCCACGAAATTGGTGCCGGATCAACTAATCGCACCGCTTGGCCACATCAAGTGATCTCCAAGGATCGTGGCGATCAACCACCGCATGTATACGAAGATAATGTTGATCTCGAAGAGCCTGGCTTGGCTGGTCAAGATAACAATTTGTATCCACCACCATCCGCGGAAATGAAAGTCGAACCGACTACACAATACCCAGCATATGTTAGACCAGCTGCACCAGCACCAAGCGGTGGTGCGGGCGGACGTACAAGCGGTTACCGTTACAGCAAGAAGGAATACAAATTTACCGTGCCTGTGAGTGAAGTTGATGCAGTCAGTGCATCCGGTGCTAGCAGTGCGGGACGCGCTCGTTACGGACGTGAGCGTGAGTTAGatacacagcaacaacaacagcaagtggATGACTtcggacaacaacaacaggttgAACTTGGTTGGAATGGCAAGTTGGAGGATGGCGGTCAAAAGCAACAAGTTGATCTGGGTTGGAATGGTCAGCAACAAGTGCAAGGCAGTTACGGGCGGGGTGGGGCCAGCGGTTACTCATCTTCGTCTTCTTCGGCTGCATCAGCACATAACTCATACGCTGGCGCGCGTGGTCAAGCCGTTTATGGTGGTCATGGAcaacatcagcagcaacaacaactacagcagCAGCGGGATGACTTCGGTCAGCAACAGCAGGAACAGTTCCAAGATTTTGGACAGCAACAGCAAGTAGAACAGGGCGACTACAAACAAAACGCATGGgatcagcagcaacagcagcaagacCTGCAGGTCGAGGATCTCGACGGTACATTTGTGGGACAACATCGCGGTGCCAACCAGAAGCAGGTGTCCAGCACCGAAGCGAATGCA ATCGAGGTTACGGCTGAACCAGAAAGCTCTGGCATATGGGACTCATTCAAGAAGAAGGCTTCAGGGCTCTTTGGTTAA